The Corynebacterium jeddahense genome has a window encoding:
- a CDS encoding ABC transporter permease: MSIFILFAVSIIIFCATLLLPGSPAEAILGQQATPERIAALEAEMNLDKPPVERYFLWLGGVFAGDFGTSTSTGGPVSDLLGEPLVNSLVLMALAALFSIPLGIFVGIYSAWWRGYKRDTTITWITLILAAMPEFVIGIALITLFATSVFQVLPAVTMNPPGSHVWEYPSQLVLPTLTLTLVVSPYIARMTRATMIETLDSGYVEMARLKGVPERRVIFGHALPHAVGPIAQVVAIQLAWLAGGIVVVEYLFRYPGLGVALIDAVNYRDVQVVQAVSLLIAAVYVVVNLLADIIGILANPKLRSNS; this comes from the coding sequence GTGAGCATCTTCATCCTCTTCGCCGTGTCCATCATCATTTTCTGCGCCACGCTCCTGCTGCCCGGCTCTCCCGCCGAGGCGATCCTGGGCCAGCAGGCCACCCCGGAGCGCATCGCGGCGCTCGAGGCCGAGATGAACCTGGACAAGCCGCCGGTGGAGCGCTACTTCCTCTGGCTCGGCGGCGTGTTCGCCGGCGACTTCGGCACCTCCACATCCACCGGCGGGCCGGTCTCTGACCTCTTGGGCGAGCCGCTGGTCAACTCGCTGGTGCTCATGGCGCTCGCCGCGCTGTTCTCCATCCCGCTGGGCATCTTCGTGGGTATCTACTCCGCCTGGTGGCGCGGCTACAAGCGCGACACCACGATCACGTGGATCACGCTGATCTTGGCGGCGATGCCGGAATTCGTCATCGGTATTGCGCTGATCACCCTGTTCGCCACCTCGGTCTTCCAGGTGCTGCCGGCGGTGACGATGAACCCGCCGGGCAGCCACGTGTGGGAGTACCCCTCCCAGCTCGTGCTGCCCACGTTGACGCTCACGCTGGTGGTCAGCCCGTACATCGCGCGCATGACGCGCGCGACGATGATCGAAACGCTCGACTCCGGCTACGTCGAGATGGCGCGGCTGAAGGGTGTGCCGGAGCGCCGCGTGATCTTCGGCCACGCGCTGCCGCACGCTGTTGGCCCGATCGCGCAGGTGGTGGCGATCCAGCTGGCGTGGCTCGCCGGCGGCATCGTGGTCGTCGAGTACCTTTTCCGCTACCCCGGCCTCGGCGTGGCTTTAATCGACGCGGTGAACTACCGCGACGTCCAAGTCGTCCAGGCCGTCTCCCTGCTTATCGCCGCGGTCTACGTGGTGGTGAATCTCCTCGCCGACATCATCGGCATCCTGGCCAACCCGAAGTTAAGGAGCAACTCATGA
- a CDS encoding TetR family transcriptional regulator C-terminal domain-containing protein, producing the protein MVSSQPHFTARAAIQAAGLKHRDVAAALGIDASKLSKSLSGVRKFNPEELRRLAEITGVDAECLQSPPTYPGSDEQAHPNPRTSGEEHARRKRHIVDAAWPLFTARGYHAVTVADIAAAAGMSTSAVHYYFPAKNDVFIETLGVCVQRAALRRAFVHDIADPAERLLRFAEVQLDGSPESMREWTTWAQFWASALAFSDAQQATAAAYAQWQQGLRDIVEDGIAAGRFYQGNPEDMVNAVTAMLDGFGVRMLSGVLTAQQARDAVTAYLRTWLLPQEQPAAAY; encoded by the coding sequence ATGGTTTCGTCCCAACCCCATTTCACCGCGCGCGCCGCAATCCAGGCCGCGGGCTTGAAGCACCGCGACGTGGCGGCGGCACTCGGCATCGACGCGAGCAAGCTGTCCAAGTCGCTGTCTGGGGTGCGCAAGTTCAACCCCGAGGAGCTGCGCCGTCTCGCCGAGATCACCGGCGTGGACGCGGAGTGCCTGCAATCCCCGCCGACCTACCCGGGCTCCGACGAGCAGGCGCACCCCAACCCCCGCACCAGCGGGGAGGAGCACGCCCGCCGCAAGCGCCACATCGTTGACGCCGCCTGGCCACTATTTACGGCCCGCGGATACCACGCCGTCACCGTCGCGGACATCGCCGCCGCGGCGGGCATGTCTACTTCGGCGGTGCACTACTACTTCCCGGCCAAGAACGACGTGTTTATCGAAACGCTCGGCGTGTGCGTGCAGCGGGCTGCTCTGCGACGAGCGTTCGTTCACGACATCGCTGACCCGGCCGAACGCCTGCTCCGCTTCGCCGAAGTGCAGCTCGACGGCTCCCCGGAATCCATGCGCGAGTGGACCACCTGGGCGCAGTTCTGGGCCTCCGCACTCGCGTTTTCCGACGCACAGCAGGCCACCGCGGCCGCCTACGCCCAGTGGCAGCAGGGGCTTCGCGACATCGTCGAGGACGGCATCGCCGCAGGCCGGTTCTACCAGGGCAACCCGGAGGACATGGTCAACGCGGTCACCGCGATGCTCGACGGGTTTGGCGTACGCATGCTTTCTGGCGTGCTCACCGCCCAGCAAGCCCGCGACGCCGTCACCGCCTACCTGCGAACCTGGCTGCTTCCACAGGAGCAGCCCGCGGCGGCTTATTAG
- a CDS encoding ABC transporter permease — MTTPENTQQARDELKASASKPAPIMSRIWAQPEGKVGMIITGVILLLTLVGYFFAEPLTGYSTTEFIGLPFSDTGPFGTDNLGRSVLSRFVAGGLVLLVTAFLATLLGMIVGTIIGMIAGYAGGATDSVLMRLNDVILAFPQLIFAMLAIVIFGPSATVLVLVIGLTHAPRIARVARAATLDVTNEDYIRAAQMYSVPHWKILVQEILPNITGPLAVEAGLRLTYSIGSIASLSFLGLGIQPPTADWGLMINENRIALSIQPWGVLLPVIAIAFLTIGTNLLADATARATATTAMPVKRTGGVVGEQKPKTEPIRHDAPVKETR; from the coding sequence ATGACTACTCCTGAAAACACCCAGCAAGCCAGAGACGAGCTCAAGGCGTCCGCCTCCAAACCGGCCCCGATCATGAGCCGCATCTGGGCGCAGCCGGAGGGCAAGGTCGGCATGATCATCACCGGCGTGATCCTGCTGCTCACCCTGGTTGGCTACTTCTTCGCCGAACCGCTGACCGGCTACTCCACCACCGAGTTCATCGGCCTGCCGTTTAGCGATACCGGCCCGTTCGGCACCGACAACCTGGGCCGTTCCGTGCTCTCCCGCTTCGTCGCCGGCGGCCTGGTCCTGCTCGTCACGGCGTTTCTGGCCACGCTGCTCGGCATGATCGTCGGCACGATCATCGGCATGATCGCCGGCTACGCGGGCGGGGCGACCGACTCGGTGCTCATGCGCTTAAACGACGTCATCCTCGCGTTCCCGCAGCTTATCTTCGCTATGCTGGCCATCGTGATCTTCGGCCCGTCCGCGACGGTGCTCGTGCTGGTCATTGGGCTTACCCACGCGCCGCGCATCGCACGTGTCGCCCGCGCAGCCACGCTGGACGTGACCAACGAGGATTACATCCGCGCCGCCCAGATGTACTCCGTGCCGCACTGGAAGATCCTGGTCCAGGAGATCCTGCCGAACATCACCGGCCCGCTCGCCGTCGAGGCCGGCCTGCGCCTGACGTACTCGATCGGCTCCATCGCTTCGCTGTCGTTCTTGGGCTTGGGCATCCAGCCGCCGACCGCGGACTGGGGCTTGATGATCAATGAGAACCGCATCGCCCTGTCCATCCAGCCGTGGGGCGTGCTGCTGCCGGTTATCGCGATCGCGTTTTTGACCATCGGCACCAACCTGCTCGCCGACGCCACCGCGCGCGCCACCGCGACCACCGCAATGCCGGTCAAGCGCACCGGCGGCGTTGTCGGTGAGCAGAAGCCGAAGACCGAACCCATCCGCCACGACGCACCGGTGAAGGAGACCCGCTGA
- a CDS encoding ABC transporter ATP-binding protein yields MTTAYRPGATLNPGGQDTPRETVLEVRNLRLGTLDGTEILHGIDFDLHRGEIVGLVGESGSGKTTAGLAAMGHFRPGLSLYDGSVTLHTHDGETIDVLGLDEDGLRSLRGARVAYVPQDPALSLNPTMRIGAQIHEVLGIHGFDGDATERVREVMRDVDLPDTDEYLARWPHQLSGGQQQRVGIAMAFAMYPDVLVLDEPTTGLDVSTQAHVLETVRSMTERNDVASLYITHDLAVVAELADRVVVMLRGDIVEEGPVETVLYEAEHPYTKKLLASIPDLQGRKDITGHGRPQPFGGETLESAPLLDVRNLEMAYGDNKVLHGINLSLDEGESILLLGESGSGKTTLARSIAGLNPDYTGEVALRGEVLEHGSRQRTVEQRQDIQYIFQSPFSSLNPRRTIGESLSVPLQMSGKLSRSEQRAAIEEVLEAVQLDRSFYDRRPGDLSGGERQRAAIGRALVNAPSVLVCDEITSALDVSVQASILSLLAELRQERGLSMLFVTHNIALARHTATRVAVLNKGAIVDEGPTDEVLENPQHEYTRELLANIPEL; encoded by the coding sequence ATGACCACCGCTTACCGCCCCGGCGCAACCCTTAATCCCGGCGGGCAAGATACACCCCGCGAGACCGTGCTCGAGGTGCGCAACCTGCGCCTGGGCACCCTCGACGGCACGGAGATCCTCCACGGCATCGATTTCGACCTGCACCGCGGCGAGATTGTCGGCCTGGTCGGCGAGTCCGGCTCCGGCAAGACCACCGCGGGCCTGGCCGCAATGGGGCACTTCCGCCCGGGACTTTCGCTTTACGACGGCTCCGTGACCCTCCACACCCACGACGGCGAGACCATCGACGTGCTCGGGCTTGACGAGGACGGCCTGCGCTCCCTGCGCGGGGCGCGTGTGGCCTACGTCCCGCAGGACCCGGCGCTCAGTTTGAACCCCACGATGCGCATCGGAGCCCAGATCCACGAGGTGCTGGGCATCCACGGCTTCGACGGCGACGCCACCGAGCGCGTCCGCGAGGTCATGCGCGACGTCGACCTGCCGGATACCGACGAGTACCTCGCGCGCTGGCCGCACCAGCTTTCGGGCGGCCAGCAGCAGCGCGTCGGCATCGCCATGGCGTTTGCGATGTACCCGGATGTGCTGGTCCTGGATGAGCCGACCACTGGCCTGGACGTGTCCACGCAGGCGCACGTGCTGGAAACGGTGCGTTCGATGACCGAGCGCAACGACGTGGCCTCGCTTTACATCACGCACGACCTGGCGGTCGTCGCAGAACTTGCCGACCGCGTCGTGGTGATGCTGCGCGGCGACATCGTCGAGGAAGGCCCCGTGGAAACCGTCCTCTACGAGGCGGAGCACCCCTACACCAAGAAGCTCCTGGCCTCGATCCCGGACCTGCAGGGCAGAAAGGACATAACCGGGCACGGCCGCCCGCAGCCGTTCGGCGGCGAAACCTTGGAGTCCGCCCCGCTTTTGGACGTGCGCAACCTGGAGATGGCTTACGGGGACAACAAGGTGCTCCACGGCATCAACCTGTCTCTAGATGAAGGCGAGTCGATCCTGCTGCTCGGCGAGTCCGGCTCCGGCAAGACCACGCTCGCCCGCTCGATTGCGGGGCTGAACCCGGATTACACCGGCGAGGTCGCCTTGCGCGGCGAGGTACTCGAGCACGGCAGCCGTCAGCGCACCGTGGAACAGCGCCAGGACATCCAGTACATCTTCCAGTCCCCGTTCTCGTCGTTGAACCCGCGGCGCACCATCGGCGAGTCCCTGTCGGTGCCGCTGCAGATGTCGGGCAAGCTGTCGCGCTCCGAGCAGCGCGCCGCAATCGAGGAAGTCTTGGAGGCGGTGCAGCTCGACCGCAGCTTCTACGATCGCCGCCCGGGCGATCTCTCCGGCGGCGAGCGCCAGCGCGCCGCGATCGGCCGCGCGCTGGTCAACGCGCCGAGCGTGCTGGTGTGCGACGAGATCACCTCGGCGCTGGACGTCTCAGTGCAGGCCTCCATCTTGAGCCTGTTGGCGGAGCTGCGCCAGGAGCGCGGGCTGTCGATGCTCTTTGTCACCCACAACATCGCGCTGGCCCGCCACACCGCCACGCGCGTCGCGGTGCTGAACAAGGGCGCGATTGTTGACGAGGGCCCAACAGACGAGGTCTTGGAAAACCCGCAGCACGAGTACACCCGCGAGCTGTTGGCCAACATTCCCGAACTATAA
- a CDS encoding DUF4259 domain-containing protein, which translates to MGTWNTGPFDNDPAADAVAALADGTFRMDQFRFECGMGPLATDDAESIIALAAVLNGHAPDNYSPSDLDYPFTMDDKQWIRRRAQAAVRPGGSELYSLWEDTGELDEWLAVTRRFVS; encoded by the coding sequence GTGGGAACGTGGAACACGGGGCCGTTCGACAATGACCCCGCAGCAGATGCCGTCGCCGCACTGGCCGACGGCACGTTCCGCATGGATCAGTTCCGCTTCGAGTGCGGCATGGGGCCGCTGGCCACGGACGATGCGGAATCCATCATCGCGCTCGCAGCCGTGCTCAATGGGCACGCGCCGGACAACTACTCCCCGTCTGATTTGGACTACCCGTTCACCATGGACGACAAACAGTGGATCAGGCGGCGCGCCCAAGCCGCGGTGCGCCCGGGCGGCTCTGAGCTGTACTCGCTGTGGGAGGACACCGGTGAGCTCGACGAGTGGCTCGCCGTGACCCGCCGGTTCGTCTCCTAG
- the coaE gene encoding dephospho-CoA kinase, which yields MKKVGLTGGIGSGKSTVARMLADAGFAVVDADQIAREIMEPGSPVLDEVAREFGADLIGPGGALNRGELARRAFASREQTARLNAITHPAIRAESERRFAAAAVAGEPAVVYDMPLLVDLGLDKDMDLTVVVDVDVEERVRRLVATRGLDEADARARIKQQLDDDTRKAAADVIIDNNGPKEALEPQVRELIETLKR from the coding sequence ATGAAGAAAGTGGGCCTGACAGGCGGCATCGGCAGCGGCAAGTCGACGGTGGCGCGGATGCTCGCCGACGCGGGGTTCGCGGTGGTGGACGCGGACCAGATCGCACGCGAGATCATGGAACCCGGCTCGCCGGTGCTCGACGAGGTAGCCCGCGAGTTCGGCGCGGATCTCATCGGCCCCGGCGGCGCGCTCAACCGCGGCGAGCTGGCGCGGCGCGCGTTCGCCTCGCGGGAGCAGACAGCGCGGCTCAACGCCATCACCCACCCGGCCATCCGCGCGGAGTCCGAGCGCAGGTTCGCCGCGGCGGCGGTGGCGGGGGAGCCGGCGGTCGTCTACGACATGCCGCTGCTCGTGGACCTCGGCCTGGACAAGGACATGGACCTCACCGTGGTCGTGGACGTGGATGTGGAGGAGCGGGTCCGGAGGCTCGTCGCTACGCGAGGGCTCGACGAGGCCGACGCGAGGGCGCGTATCAAGCAGCAGCTTGACGACGACACCCGCAAAGCCGCAGCCGACGTCATCATCGACAACAACGGGCCCAAAGAGGCGCTCGAGCCGCAGGTGCGAGAGCTGATCGAGACGCTCAAAAGGTAA
- a CDS encoding ABC transporter substrate-binding protein: protein MLQLTRRQLLQATALGGAAFALTSCSGEAPVEQVDTSGPPRSGGTLRVGLVGGSATDTIDAHIPASQSDGARLINMYDALARRDENYELQYRLATAIEPNDSADEWTITLREGALFSDGSPVRPEDVIFSLNRIKDPDDPKSGAASINHIASMEVVDKQRLKIFLSTPDATLVDSLAEYQIGIVPEGYDPKNPIGAGPFKLEYFSPGQSTVLVRNDNFWGGAPYLERLELIDFQEEDAMLNALLSSQVDAIGSLNHSLARVIESDPRLNILDSETGMWLPLTMRVDVEPFDDVRVRQAMRLAANRQQLVDQVYSGEGQIGNDMFAIYDPTYPHDFPQREQNIEEAKRLLAEAGYPDGIDVTLAAAEIQTGAIRSAQVFAEQARPAGIRVKIEQVDSSTFFADGNYLEYPFALTFYYTRNFLQQVNQCATADSPFNETHWDDPEFTAKANEARTIVDEQQRGQMIRELQRELYDEGGYIVWGFANQIDAYHNYVVGLGPHPGGMPLGQAMFEKVWIAEV, encoded by the coding sequence ATGCTTCAACTCACCAGACGCCAACTGTTGCAGGCCACCGCGCTTGGCGGTGCAGCCTTCGCGTTGACCTCGTGCTCGGGCGAAGCCCCGGTCGAGCAGGTCGACACCTCCGGCCCGCCGCGTTCCGGCGGCACCCTGCGCGTGGGACTCGTCGGCGGGTCCGCTACCGACACGATCGACGCGCACATCCCCGCCAGCCAGTCCGACGGCGCGCGCCTGATCAACATGTACGACGCGCTCGCCCGCCGCGACGAGAACTACGAGCTGCAGTACCGCCTGGCCACGGCCATCGAGCCGAACGACTCCGCCGACGAGTGGACCATCACCCTGCGCGAGGGCGCGCTGTTTTCCGACGGCTCGCCTGTGCGCCCCGAGGACGTCATCTTCTCGCTCAACCGCATCAAGGACCCGGACGATCCGAAGTCCGGTGCGGCCTCGATTAACCACATCGCGTCGATGGAAGTCGTCGATAAGCAAAGGCTCAAAATCTTCCTTTCCACCCCCGATGCGACGCTCGTCGACTCGCTCGCCGAGTACCAGATAGGCATCGTGCCGGAGGGCTACGACCCCAAAAACCCGATCGGCGCGGGCCCGTTCAAGCTGGAGTACTTCTCCCCCGGCCAATCCACCGTGCTGGTACGCAACGACAACTTCTGGGGTGGCGCGCCCTACCTTGAGCGCCTCGAGCTCATCGACTTCCAGGAGGAGGACGCGATGCTCAACGCGCTTTTGTCCTCCCAGGTGGATGCGATCGGTAGCCTGAACCACTCGCTGGCGCGCGTCATCGAATCCGATCCACGACTGAACATCCTCGACTCCGAGACCGGCATGTGGCTGCCGCTGACCATGCGCGTCGACGTCGAACCCTTCGACGACGTGCGCGTGCGCCAGGCGATGCGGCTTGCGGCCAACCGCCAGCAGCTGGTGGATCAGGTCTACTCGGGCGAAGGGCAGATCGGCAACGACATGTTCGCCATCTACGACCCCACCTACCCGCACGACTTCCCGCAGCGCGAGCAGAACATCGAGGAAGCCAAGCGATTGCTCGCGGAGGCGGGCTATCCCGACGGTATCGACGTCACGCTCGCCGCCGCCGAGATCCAGACCGGCGCGATCCGCTCCGCGCAGGTGTTCGCCGAGCAGGCACGCCCCGCCGGCATCCGGGTCAAGATCGAACAGGTCGACTCCTCGACGTTCTTCGCCGACGGCAACTACCTCGAGTACCCGTTCGCGCTGACCTTCTACTACACGCGCAACTTCTTGCAGCAGGTCAACCAGTGTGCCACCGCGGACTCCCCGTTCAACGAGACGCACTGGGACGACCCGGAGTTCACCGCCAAGGCGAACGAGGCCCGCACGATCGTCGACGAGCAACAGCGCGGCCAGATGATCCGCGAGCTGCAGCGCGAGCTATACGACGAAGGCGGCTACATCGTCTGGGGCTTTGCCAACCAGATTGACGCGTACCACAACTACGTGGTCGGCCTGGGCCCCCACCCTGGCGGCATGCCGCTAGGCCAAGCCATGTTCGAAAAAGTTTGGATTGCGGAGGTTTAA
- a CDS encoding choline/carnitine O-acyltransferase translates to MAASLTIAPHPATTDLKPLPVPELDNSLDAYSHALEAVLEGDRLERAKGIVEDFRTGKGPELDAKLRERAAEREEQGVNWLHNEWYAGYLTVREPLALSTNVLFQIDLPDKDMPVGMGRAVEFIQRAAAIHLQAAAGETPEDQDARGNRITMNQWFPYAGAIRHPEPGEDVIIQTELDATNREIGVFCNGQFFALQISDDEGKPASDKAIADALEKILAASQTEEGTFDFNVPSLIGSGALAELLPDLLELGYNRAVYDRLANMLFTIDIVDAEMAGDREHFKRDTFAPRGAWLYKPMSYQISLRDHWIGLQVEHSCQDGATLVTAIKRMQSVVLPAEASNTLTEIEPQFLIWEISDELGAKLQQELDQTLAQADKFDVEIITVPHKQPAEMPFKVSRDASAQLTMSIAQELTYGRVRAVYEAVDMREFRAGRTECLRAATPEAVNFAKKLVAGKATSEDLESAINAHRGWVKRCKSGNGFDRHFQMLATVDEEAAANEPFFTDEDATAARRDFLSTTSIGGADQVVRYSFVPSLPEGFGIAYTPLPQDGEFCVSWNTETAEKPEEFRANLEKASDMFWGFCATL, encoded by the coding sequence ATGGCGGCGTCCCTGACCATCGCACCGCACCCAGCAACCACCGACCTGAAACCGCTTCCCGTCCCGGAACTCGACAACTCGCTCGACGCGTACTCGCACGCGCTCGAGGCGGTTCTCGAAGGCGACCGGCTCGAGCGGGCCAAGGGCATCGTGGAAGACTTCCGCACCGGAAAGGGCCCGGAGCTCGACGCGAAGCTGCGTGAGCGCGCCGCTGAGCGCGAGGAGCAGGGGGTCAACTGGCTGCACAACGAGTGGTACGCGGGCTATCTCACCGTCCGCGAGCCGCTGGCGTTGTCCACCAACGTGCTGTTCCAGATTGACCTGCCGGACAAGGACATGCCGGTCGGCATGGGGCGCGCGGTCGAGTTCATCCAGCGCGCCGCCGCGATCCACCTACAGGCTGCCGCCGGGGAGACCCCGGAGGACCAGGACGCCCGCGGCAACCGGATCACCATGAACCAGTGGTTCCCCTACGCCGGCGCGATCCGCCACCCGGAGCCCGGCGAGGACGTCATCATCCAGACCGAACTCGATGCCACCAACCGCGAGATCGGCGTGTTCTGCAACGGCCAGTTCTTCGCCCTGCAGATCAGCGACGACGAGGGTAAGCCCGCCTCCGATAAGGCCATTGCGGACGCGCTGGAGAAGATCCTTGCAGCCAGCCAGACCGAGGAGGGCACGTTCGACTTCAACGTTCCGTCGCTCATCGGCTCGGGCGCCCTGGCGGAGCTGTTGCCGGATCTGCTCGAGCTGGGCTACAACCGGGCGGTTTACGACCGCCTTGCCAACATGCTGTTCACCATCGACATTGTCGACGCGGAGATGGCGGGCGACCGCGAGCACTTCAAGCGCGATACCTTCGCACCGCGCGGCGCATGGCTGTACAAGCCGATGAGCTACCAGATCTCGCTGCGCGACCACTGGATCGGCCTGCAGGTGGAGCACTCCTGCCAGGACGGCGCCACCCTGGTCACCGCAATCAAGCGCATGCAGTCCGTGGTACTTCCCGCCGAGGCCTCGAACACGCTGACCGAGATCGAGCCGCAGTTTTTGATCTGGGAGATCAGCGACGAGCTGGGCGCCAAGCTGCAGCAGGAGCTGGACCAGACGCTCGCGCAGGCCGATAAGTTCGACGTGGAGATCATCACCGTGCCGCATAAGCAGCCGGCCGAGATGCCGTTCAAGGTCTCCCGCGACGCGTCCGCCCAGCTGACCATGTCGATCGCGCAGGAGCTGACCTACGGCCGCGTCCGCGCGGTCTACGAAGCGGTGGATATGCGCGAGTTCCGCGCCGGCCGTACCGAGTGCCTGCGCGCCGCGACCCCGGAAGCGGTGAACTTTGCCAAGAAGCTCGTCGCTGGCAAGGCCACTAGCGAGGACCTGGAGTCCGCGATCAACGCGCACCGCGGCTGGGTGAAGCGCTGCAAGTCCGGCAACGGCTTCGACCGCCACTTCCAGATGCTGGCCACCGTCGACGAGGAAGCCGCGGCCAACGAGCCGTTCTTCACTGACGAGGACGCGACCGCAGCGCGCCGCGACTTCCTGTCCACCACCTCGATCGGCGGCGCTGACCAGGTCGTGCGCTACTCGTTCGTCCCGTCCCTGCCGGAAGGCTTCGGCATCGCCTACACCCCGCTGCCGCAGGACGGCGAGTTCTGCGTGTCCTGGAACACCGAGACCGCCGAGAAGCCGGAGGAGTTCCGCGCGAACCTGGAGAAGGCCTCCGATATGTTCTGGGGTTTCTGCGCGACGCTCTAG